One genomic window of Deltaproteobacteria bacterium includes the following:
- a CDS encoding IS110 family transposase, with translation METQDVFVGVDVAKAHLDVWCSGDKTATRWKNDDRGIGELVASLKSRAPKLVVMEATGGYQRRVLVALVEAGLAAVAVNPRQPRDFAKAMGLLEKTDELDARMLMLFAERVRPETRQLADETTRLFEEALVRRRQLVEMMVAEKNRLQQALVPAVRQGIVEHIAWLKKRIRESDKDLDERVQKSPAWNAKVELLESLDGIGRVTALSLLSSVPELGTLNRKQIAKLVGVAPLARDSGTQRGQRSIWGGRAEARSSLYMAALVATRHNDTIRAFYVRLLVAGKKKKVAIVACMRKLLTIANAILREHFRQQQTIAAATP, from the coding sequence ATGGAGACGCAGGATGTGTTTGTCGGAGTGGACGTCGCCAAGGCGCACCTCGATGTCTGGTGCAGTGGCGACAAGACTGCAACACGGTGGAAGAACGACGACCGCGGGATTGGTGAGCTCGTCGCGTCGCTCAAGAGCCGAGCGCCGAAGCTGGTGGTGATGGAAGCCACTGGCGGGTACCAGCGGAGAGTGCTGGTCGCGCTGGTCGAGGCGGGACTCGCAGCGGTCGCGGTGAACCCGCGCCAGCCGCGAGACTTCGCCAAGGCCATGGGCCTGCTCGAGAAGACCGACGAGCTCGACGCACGGATGTTGATGCTCTTCGCAGAGCGGGTGCGCCCTGAGACACGCCAGCTCGCCGATGAGACGACGAGGCTCTTCGAGGAGGCGTTGGTTCGGCGGCGACAGCTGGTGGAAATGATGGTGGCGGAGAAGAACCGACTCCAGCAGGCCCTGGTCCCCGCCGTGCGCCAGGGCATCGTGGAGCACATCGCCTGGCTCAAGAAGCGCATCCGGGAAAGCGACAAGGACCTCGATGAGCGGGTGCAGAAGAGCCCGGCGTGGAACGCGAAGGTCGAGCTCCTGGAGTCGCTGGATGGGATCGGCCGGGTGACGGCGCTGTCGCTGCTGAGCTCCGTGCCCGAGCTTGGGACCCTCAACCGCAAGCAGATAGCAAAGCTGGTGGGTGTGGCGCCCCTCGCGCGAGACAGCGGCACGCAGCGAGGGCAGCGCAGCATCTGGGGCGGTCGAGCTGAAGCACGGAGCAGCCTTTACATGGCCGCGCTCGTGGCAACGCGGCACAACGACACGATTCGTGCCTTCTACGTCCGGCTGCTCGTGGCTGGGAAAAAGAAGAAGGTGGCGATTGTCGCGTGCATGAGAAAGCTACTCACCATTGCCAACGCGATCCTCCGGGAGCACTTCCGGCAGCAGCAGACCATCGCTGCTGCGACCCCCTGA